In Topomyia yanbarensis strain Yona2022 chromosome 2, ASM3024719v1, whole genome shotgun sequence, one DNA window encodes the following:
- the LOC131679081 gene encoding probable aminopeptidase NPEPL1, translating to MSQLSFHRKLHPSDPHKVPVLIIGQQRHLSELPFEWVRCKLEPRVSADTFQKAISHLHPAPTDTCSLYLDLAKVAALPIKASRHNSDSRAHALTKLIQTHTSGIDEAIVVVCERDNVFASACAVARAFPLYSRKSSKLDGAKPTDGTVKVNVEFVLVAGEPLTDQDVEVLKYAAEGIRLTAKIVDAPCNEMNVSGFIREVEIVAKELNLIAKVIRGEELNEKGFGGIYGVGKAAADPPALVVLSYEPDGATETVAWVGKGIVFDTGGLSIKGKTAMPGMKRDCGGAAAVLGGFYAAIKSGFKQNLHAVFCLAENSVGPNSTRPDDIHRLYSGCTVEINNTDAEGRLVLADGVCYADRDLKAKIILDMATLTGAQGIATGKYHGAILTNSGLWEQKALVIGRQTADLLSPVPYCPELHFSEFNSAVADMKNSVMDRGNAQVSCAGLFVAAHLGFEYTGAWLHVDMASPVHSGERATGYGVALLLGLFGEHSCADMLKQIAATGTNGTIRNSELKISNEPQLKKARVD from the exons ATGAGTCAGCTCAGCTTCCACCGGAAGTTGCATCCCTCCGATCCGCATAAGGTGCCGGTGTTAATTATCGGTCAGCAGCGTCATCTGAGTGAATTACCGTTCGAATGGGTCCGTTGCAAGCTGGAACCCCGTGTTTCAGCGGATACGTTCCAGAAGGCTATATCGCATCTACATCCAGCTCCAACGGATACCTGTTCACTGTATCTAGACTTAGCCAAAGTTGCTGCTCTCCCAATAAAAGCGTCCCGGCACAACTCGGATTCACGTGCACATGCCCTGACCAAACTAATCCAGACGCATACGTCGGGAATTGATGAGGCCATTGTCGTGGTATGTGAACGAGATAATGTGTTCGCCTCTGCGTGTGCCGTTGCCAGAGCATTTCCGCTGTACAGCCGGAAAAGCTCTAAATTGGATGGTGCTAAACCCACTGACGGGACTGTTAAGGTCAACGTAGAGTTTGTGTTAGTAGCTGGAGAACCGTTGACGGATCAGGATGTAGAAGTGCTGAAATATGCTGCAGAAGGAATTCGTTTAACGGCAAAAATAGTTGACGCTCCCTGCAACGAAATGAATGTTTCCGGATTTATTCGCGAGGTGGAAATTGTGGCAAAAGAACTGAATTTAATTGCAAAA GTCATTCGTGGCGAAGAATTGAATGAAAAGGGTTTTGGGGGTATTTACGGCGTTGGAAAAGCAGCTGCTGATCCACCGGCGCTGGTTGTGCTGTCGTATGAACCGGATGGTGCAACTGAAACTGTAGCTTGGGTTGGAAAAGGAATTGTTTTCGATACTGGTGGTCTTAGCATCAAAGGCAAAACTGCGATGCCTGGAATGAAACGAGATTGTGGAGGAGCGGCCGCTGTTCTCGGTGGTTTCTATGCTGCAATTAAGAGCGGTTTCAAACAAAATTTGCATGCGGTTTTTTGCCTGGCGGAAAATTCTGTTGGTCCAAACTCAACCCGTCCGGACGATATTCACCGCTTGTATTCAGGTTGCACTGTTGAGATTAACAATACTGACGCCGAAGGTCGGTTGGTTCTGGCTGACGGAGTTTGCTATGCTGATCGTGATCTGAAGGCAAAAATTATACTTGATATGGCCACTTTAACGGGGGCTCAAGGAATTGCGACAGGAAAATATCACGGTGCCATTTTGACCAACAGTGGGCTGTGGGAACAAAAAGCTTTAGTTATTGGTCGGCAAACAGCTGATTTACTATCGCCGGTTCCGTACTGTCCAGAGTTACATTTCAGCGAATTCAACTCTGCTGTAGCTGACATGAAAAATTCAGTTATGGATCGTGGAAATGCTCAAGTGAGTTGCGCTGGACTATTTGTCGCTGCCCATCTTGGGTTTGAGTACACAGGAGCTTGGTTACATGTAGACATGGCTTCGCCCGTCCACAGTGGAGAGCGTGCGACCGGATATGGAGTAGCTTTGTTGTTGGGATTATTTGGAGAACACAGTTGTGCTGACATGCTGAAACAGATCGCAGCCACTGGCACCAACGGAACCATTCGCAACTCTGAGTTAAAAATCTCAAACGAACCCCAATTGAAAAAAGCTCGTGTCGATTGA
- the LOC131679082 gene encoding ankyrin repeat domain-containing protein 49 — protein sequence MAKHKSGAEWEKIARDIVDDEKEEIETLEDLEEKMRKTPRGMFVSGWDDPDDLIEEDKDPTASLERLFLWAAGEDKLDIVEEVIAKKPSVITAIDDDGYTALHKACYNNSQTMAELLLQNGADPNARTELGWTPLHSACKWNNAECVALLLQHGADINAVSQGDQAPLHIAASVSNSRRTLMTLMMDERINPNLKNNSGETAADIARRSGHLFPMFKMAQSALMVETGILD from the exons ATGGCCAAACATAAATCCGGTGCTGAATGGGAGAAAATTGCCCGCGATATTGTGGATGACGAGAAAGAAGAAATCGAAACTCTAGAAGATTTGGAAGAAAAGATGCGAAAAACACCCAGGGGTATGTTCGTCAGCGGTTGGGATGATCCGGATGACTTGATTGAGGAAGACAAAGATCCGACAG CATCATTAGAGCGATTATTTTTATGGGCCGCCGGTGAAGACAAACTAGATATAGTTGAAGAGGTGATCGCTAAAAAACCATCTGTGATCACTGCGATTGACGACGACGGCTACACGGCGTTGCACAAAGCATGCTACAACAATAGTCAAACGATGGCTGAACTACTACTTCAAAACGGTGCTGATCCGAATGCTCGCACCGAGCTCGGTTGGACTCCGCTGCATTCAGCCTGTAAATGGAATAATGCAGAATGCGTCGCACTACTACTTCAGCACGGTGCCGATATAAACGCTGTTTCACAGGGGGATCAAGCACCGTTACATATCGCTGCCTCGGTATCGAATAGTAGAAGGACACTTATGACTTTGATGATGGACGAAAGGATAAATCCAAACCTGAAAAATAATTCCGGAGAAACTGCTGCCGATATCGCGAGAAGAAGTGGACATTTGTTTCCAATGTTCAAGATGGCTCAGTCAGCGTTAATGGTAGAAACGGGAATTTTAGATTAG